The Chryseobacterium glaciei DNA window TTTTCAAAAATATTTTTCTTGATGAAATTTTCATATGAATCTCCCGAAACCAATTCTATAATATATCCCAACACTACATATCCCGAATTATTATAATCAAATTTTTCTCCGAGTATAAAGTCAACAGGTTCATTTTTAAAGAAATCAACCATCATTTCAGGCTTCATTTCTTTTTGAGCAATGGAGGAAAGGGATTTCATTTTTGTGAAATCTTTGATGCCCGAAGTATGCGTCAACAGATGGTGAATCGTTATTTTATCTCCTGATGGATAATCTTTGATATATTTTGAAATAGGATCATTGACGTTTAATTTTCCCTGATCCTCCAAGATTAAAACAGCGACAGCAGTAAATTGCTTCGTCATTGAACCTATCTGGAAAACATTCTCCGGAGTCATATTAACCTCCAATTCAAGGTTGGCTTTTCCGAAAGCTTTTTTGTATAAATTTTTTCCTTTTTGAGTGACCATAAATACACCACCAGGCCCGTTTTTATCATTGAACTCGCTATTGATTAAGCTATCTATTTTCTTTTCATACACTTGTGCCGTGATTGTATTGCAAAAGAAGAGCAGCAGTAAAATTGTAAAAAATTGAGTCATCATAATTATTGCTTTGTTATGCAAAGATATAATTATTTTTTATTACTATGTTATACAATGTAATGATTTGTGAAAATTTAGTTTTTTATTATTTTAAATCAATGAAATGATTTTTTGAAAGTCGATAAACTAAAGTAATTTATTACTGAGAATTTGGATCAAAATAAGCTTTAAAAGTCAAAGGATCCTCCAATTTATCTTCAGCCGTTTCCAGATATTCATGATATTCTTCTTGGTGCATTTCCATGTAAACCATGACGATAGCCAAGTTTATAAACAGGTTTTTGTCTTCAGAACCTAAGTCTAATGCAGTCTTCAAGTAGTGTATAGCTTTTTCATTTTCTCCCATATCAGAATACACCGCTCCGATATTGATTAAAGCTGCTGTATTTTCCGGTTCGATGAGTAAAATTTCATCCAGTTCTTTAACTAAAAGATCATTAATGTCGTCCCAGTGATCTTCATTTTCCCATCTTTTTGCCTGGAGTTTTTTTACGTTTTCTAATCTTTGGGTTATGTTATTCATGGCGTAAAATTACGGAATTGCAACTATTTATTTACGTTTTTCAAATAACCATTTCGGAATTTCATCTGTTATCAAAAACGGAATCACAATATTGTTATGATTAAGGTTGGTGAAAGTCGTGAAGATCAGATTTTTGTCGGAAGGAAGTTTATTGTACAATTCAACGCTGCCAACATATGGATTTTCATCATCATTTTTACCGTGAATTAACCAGATATTTTTCTCTTTAATTTTACTAAGATTCGACAAATCCGGAACGGCTGCAACAGAAACAACGGCTGCAAATGTATTGGGGCTCAAATTCATAAGATTTTGAGCAGTTGAACCTCCCATCGAATAACCAATCAGATAGATTCTGCTTTTATCAATATTGGGATATTCTTTCTCAAGATCTTTAATCAGTTTCAATAAAGTCGAAACCTCGTTGGAAGGCTTTGAGACTTGAATTCCTTCTCCATTGATCTCATAATTTGTAGAGCGTGTATTAAATTGTGGTGCTACAACATAACATGGAAATTTCTCATAAATTTCATCTCGCAACCATATTTTAGCGAATGGTTCAAGCTGATTTTCATTATCATTTCCAATCCTTGTAGAATTATGAAATGTAATAACCAGCGGAAATTTCTCGTTTGTTCGATTATTTTTAGGCATTAAAAATCTATATGGAATTTTAATGTCATTATCTGCGAATATTTTCTTTTGAAATTTATCGGTATTTAAGCTGTTTAATAATTTTCTATTGTTTAAAAAGGTAAGCGTATCAACTTTTGTCTCCCGAAATTCCTTCTTTTGTGCAAAAGATTGATTGATGGTGAAGATTAATAAAAGGAGTGTTAGATTTTGCTTTAGTTTTATTTTATGCATGGTGTTTATTACAATTGGAAGTATTTTTTACAAACTACTTTATTTTACTTTTTTCGATTTCATCCAAAGTTTTACCATCTTTATTTTTCCAGCTTCTTCTTCCATTAATTGAATAACCAACTATGACTGCGGCAGCTGCTGATGGACTTTTAAAGAGATGATCTTTATTGAAAACCAATTTCCCCAATTGATCTTTTGAAATTGTTGTATCTAAAATTAATTCTTCTCTTAATGTTTTGTAACCGTAATTTGCAGATTCATTTTCTGAAACTTCTGAACCAGAAAGAACAACAACTCCTTCATCTGTTTGTATTGCTTTGGCAACAATTGTTCTTGAATTAAAGAAGAGCTCCTTTTCTGATTTTTCTTGTATTGTAAAGGAATTATTTAGACTATCATTATTTCTTTTCGAAGCTAATTGTTTTTCGAGAAATTTATATCCTAAAACACCATTTAAAAGTTTAATATTTTGTATAAACTCTTCCATTGCATCGCGATCTGGTAATGGCAGCAAGGTTAAAGTAGGGGTGTTACTATTGTCTAAGATATATCTTTCTGCTTCTTTTGTTATTTCAATTAAACGACTTTCTAAATATTTGATATGTGATTTTGTTATATTATCGTCTTTACTTGTAAATAAAATTACTTCTGTCCAAAAGTCTTTATTAATTGCATGGTTTTTTAACCTTTCCCATACATTTTCTGCTTCACCAATATAAACTTTAGGTTTGCCAGTTTCATCATCAGTTCCAACTAAAAAATATACACCTTGAGTGTTTACCTGATTTTGAAAAGATGAGTTTAACTCAGTTATTTTATTCCTTGGACAAGATAATGATTGAATTGTAAGGTTGACTAATTCAGCTAATTTTATTCCACTGACTGACCCCTCTTTTAAATATATTCTAATACTTTTTCCTAGTTTCATAGCTGTATTTTTACCCAAACGCCCTCTTCAACAAACTCTCCACTTTCGGCTCGCTTCCTCTGAAATTCTTATACAATTCCATTGGGTCCTTTGTACCACCGGAAGAAAGAAGAACTTTATATTTTGAGGCGATTTCAGGATTGAAAATTCCGTTTTCTTTAAAATATTGGAACGCATCGGCATCCAAAACTTCTGCCCATTTGTAAGAATAATATCCCGCAGAATATCCACCTTGGAAAATATGTGAAAAACTTGGGCTCATCGCTGTTTCTGGATTTGCCGGATATAATTGTGTTGCTTTGGTGTATTTGTCTTCAAACTCTTTTACACTCTCATTCTCTAACTCTGAAACTTTAGTATGATAATTCATATCCAAAATCCCGAAACCTAATTGTCTCATCGTTTGATAACCTTCCATAAAGTTTTTAGAAAGAGCAATTTTCTCGATTTTTTCGTCTGGAAGAATTTCACCTGTTTTATAATGTTTGGCGAAAGTTTTTAAGAACTCAGGTTCGTAACAGAAATTCTCTAGGAATTGAGACGGTAATTCCACAAAATCCCATTTTACAGAAGTTCCGGAAAGGGTAGGATATTGTGTATTCGCCAACATTCCGTGAAGAGCGTGACCAAACTCATGGAATAAAGTCGTCACTTCCTGGAACGTCAACAAGCTCGGCGTATCTTTCGTCGGTTTGCTGAAATTACAAACAATAGAAATATGCGGACGAGAATTTTCATCGTCTTTTTTATACTGGTTTTTATAACTCGTCATCCAAGCTCCGGCTCTTTTGCCTTTTCTAGGAAAATAATCAACGTACAGAAGAGATTTGAAAGTTTTTTCAGGATTGTTACTTCCTGCTTCCAACTTCCCGCTTCCTGCTTCAAAGACTTCATACACTTTCACATCTTCATGATATTTCGGAATGTCATTTCTTTCTTCAAAAGTTAATCCGAATAAGTTATTAGCCAATCCAAAAACGGCATCCTGAACCTGATCTAATGGGAAATAAGGTTTTAATTCCTCATCATTTAGATCATATTTTGCTTTACGAAGTTTTTCAGCATAAAAAGCGTGATCGTAACCTTGTATTTCATCAATTCCATCGGCTTTTGCTAATGATTTTAATTCCTCAATTTCTTTTTCGGCGTAAGGTTTAGCTTTTGTAAGCAATTCATTTAAAAAGTCTAATACTTTTGTTGGAGATTTTGCCATTCTTTCCTCCAAAACATAGTCTGCATAATTGGTGTAGCCTAATAATTCTGATTTTTGCTGTTTTAATTGAAGAAGCTCTTTGATTAAATTTTGATTGTCAAATTCTCCACCATCGAAAGATTTTTTACCATTGGCCAATGCTATTTCTTTTCTTAATTCACGGTTTTCAGCATAGGTCATAAACGGAAGATAACTTGGGTATTGTAATGTAATCACCCAGCCTTCAAGCTCTCTTTCTTTAGCTTCTTCGGCGTATTGTTCAATGATGGCTTCAGGAATTCCTGCCAAATCTTCTTTATTGGTAATATGTTTGAAATAATTATTAGTAGAAGCCAACACATTTTGTCCGAATTGCAGAGATTTTAAAGATAAATCCATGCTGATATTCTTTAATTTTTCCTTGTCTTCTTCATTTAACAAAGCACCGCTTCTCACAAAACCTTTGTAAGTTTCATTTAAAAGCATTTGCTGTTCTTCATTAAGATTGTATTTCTCTTTTTCATCGTAAACCTTTTTGATTTTATTGAAAAGAGCTTCGTTTTGAGAGATTTTTGATGAATATTCTGTTAAGATCGGAGAAACATCCTGAGCGATCTGTTGAAGTTCGTCACTCGTTTCGGCGGAATTTAAATTGAAAAATATATTTGAAACAGCATCCAATTGCTCTCCCGAATACGCCAATGCTTCAATTACATTTTCAAAAGTTGGTTCTTCAGAGTTATTAACAATCGCATTGATTTCTTCTTCTGATGTTTGAATTAATTCCTTAAAAGCAGGAAGATAATCTTCATTTTTAATAGAATTGAATGGCGCTGAATGATATGGTGTGTTAAATTTTTCTGTTAAAATATTCATTTTTCGATTTTTTAATAAGTGTAAATGTAATAATTCGTATTGATTTGATGGTGGAATTCTCAAAAATAATGCCTCAATGAAAAGGTATGACAAAAATGCTTTATCTTTAATAATCTTGTCATATGAAAAGTTGAGATATAGGCGGAATGATTAATTTTGACAACAGACTTACAACTTAATGATGTTAAAAATTTAACCCTAAATATTTTAAACTATGAAAACAATTTTAAAAATTATTGGCGTAATTGTTCTTTTAATTATTGGATATACCGTAATCGCAATGCTGGCTTTTGGTAAAAATTATCATTATGAAAAATCGATGGTAATTAATGCTCCGAAAGACAAAGTATGGCAACAGATAAGCTCGATGAAAGCTTTTAACCAATGGAATCCGTGGATGAAATTAGATAAAACGATGAAAGTCACTTATACCGGAACTTCCGGAGAAGTGGGAGACAAATACTGTTGGGACAGCAAAAATGATGATGCTGGAGCAGGTTGTCAGGAAATCAAAGAATTAGTTTTAAACGAAAAACAAAAAACAGAAATGATTTTTGTAAAACCTTTTGAAGGGCAGGCAACCTCTGAAATCGTTTTGTCTTCTGAAGGAAATGCTACAAAAGTAGTCTGGACTATGGACACTGAGCAAGATCCTATGATGAAAATAATGCGACCAATGATGGATTACCAAATGGGGAAATCCTATGAAGAGGGTTTGAATAATTTGAAAGCGTTGGTAGAAAAATAAAATGAGAGCCTTGTAGATTTTACAAGGCTTTTTCAATGGGGTCTCTTTATTAAAAGTTATGTGTAATTATTTTGCTTATTTGAAGTTTTTAGAAATTCAAAAATAAAATATTATTCAAAAAAATATTATCTTTATATAAAGAAAAGATTTATGGAGAAGACCGTATTTGAGAAAAATGCCATAAGAAACTTTGTGAAGACCATTATTGCCGAAAAAATCGAAAAGCTGAAAAACTTTATCGAATTTACGTTGGATGCAACGCGTGATATCAAAAAAACTCCGAAATATGACAG harbors:
- a CDS encoding serine hydrolase domain-containing protein; this encodes MMTQFFTILLLLFFCNTITAQVYEKKIDSLINSEFNDKNGPGGVFMVTQKGKNLYKKAFGKANLELEVNMTPENVFQIGSMTKQFTAVAVLILEDQGKLNVNDPISKYIKDYPSGDKITIHHLLTHTSGIKDFTKMKSLSSIAQKEMKPEMMVDFFKNEPVDFILGEKFDYNNSGYVVLGYIIELVSGDSYENFIKKNIFEKSGMSHSYYATDRQIIPKRAYGYHKKEHGYVNKTIINFSVPFSSGSLMSTVDDMVKWQNALNQNALLSSKELKKAFQKYKLNNGEEFTYGYGWHLKDINGTPTREHGGSIFGFKSMGVYIPSEDIYVIGFSNCDCHSPTEIVKNIAKETLNLAKK
- a CDS encoding tetratricopeptide repeat protein; translation: MNNITQRLENVKKLQAKRWENEDHWDDINDLLVKELDEILLIEPENTAALINIGAVYSDMGENEKAIHYLKTALDLGSEDKNLFINLAIVMVYMEMHQEEYHEYLETAEDKLEDPLTFKAYFDPNSQ
- a CDS encoding prolyl oligopeptidase family serine peptidase — its product is MHKIKLKQNLTLLLLIFTINQSFAQKKEFRETKVDTLTFLNNRKLLNSLNTDKFQKKIFADNDIKIPYRFLMPKNNRTNEKFPLVITFHNSTRIGNDNENQLEPFAKIWLRDEIYEKFPCYVVAPQFNTRSTNYEINGEGIQVSKPSNEVSTLLKLIKDLEKEYPNIDKSRIYLIGYSMGGSTAQNLMNLSPNTFAAVVSVAAVPDLSNLSKIKEKNIWLIHGKNDDENPYVGSVELYNKLPSDKNLIFTTFTNLNHNNIVIPFLITDEIPKWLFEKRK
- a CDS encoding GIY-YIG nuclease family protein; protein product: MKLGKSIRIYLKEGSVSGIKLAELVNLTIQSLSCPRNKITELNSSFQNQVNTQGVYFLVGTDDETGKPKVYIGEAENVWERLKNHAINKDFWTEVILFTSKDDNITKSHIKYLESRLIEITKEAERYILDNSNTPTLTLLPLPDRDAMEEFIQNIKLLNGVLGYKFLEKQLASKRNNDSLNNSFTIQEKSEKELFFNSRTIVAKAIQTDEGVVVLSGSEVSENESANYGYKTLREELILDTTISKDQLGKLVFNKDHLFKSPSAAAAVIVGYSINGRRSWKNKDGKTLDEIEKSKIK
- a CDS encoding M3 family metallopeptidase; protein product: MNILTEKFNTPYHSAPFNSIKNEDYLPAFKELIQTSEEEINAIVNNSEEPTFENVIEALAYSGEQLDAVSNIFFNLNSAETSDELQQIAQDVSPILTEYSSKISQNEALFNKIKKVYDEKEKYNLNEEQQMLLNETYKGFVRSGALLNEEDKEKLKNISMDLSLKSLQFGQNVLASTNNYFKHITNKEDLAGIPEAIIEQYAEEAKERELEGWVITLQYPSYLPFMTYAENRELRKEIALANGKKSFDGGEFDNQNLIKELLQLKQQKSELLGYTNYADYVLEERMAKSPTKVLDFLNELLTKAKPYAEKEIEELKSLAKADGIDEIQGYDHAFYAEKLRKAKYDLNDEELKPYFPLDQVQDAVFGLANNLFGLTFEERNDIPKYHEDVKVYEVFEAGSGKLEAGSNNPEKTFKSLLYVDYFPRKGKRAGAWMTSYKNQYKKDDENSRPHISIVCNFSKPTKDTPSLLTFQEVTTLFHEFGHALHGMLANTQYPTLSGTSVKWDFVELPSQFLENFCYEPEFLKTFAKHYKTGEILPDEKIEKIALSKNFMEGYQTMRQLGFGILDMNYHTKVSELENESVKEFEDKYTKATQLYPANPETAMSPSFSHIFQGGYSAGYYSYKWAEVLDADAFQYFKENGIFNPEIASKYKVLLSSGGTKDPMELYKNFRGSEPKVESLLKRAFG
- a CDS encoding SRPBCC family protein, producing the protein MKTILKIIGVIVLLIIGYTVIAMLAFGKNYHYEKSMVINAPKDKVWQQISSMKAFNQWNPWMKLDKTMKVTYTGTSGEVGDKYCWDSKNDDAGAGCQEIKELVLNEKQKTEMIFVKPFEGQATSEIVLSSEGNATKVVWTMDTEQDPMMKIMRPMMDYQMGKSYEEGLNNLKALVEK